Genomic window (Methanotorris formicicus Mc-S-70):
GTGGAACTGAACGTGTGTGTTGTAGTATACAGTTTCCCTCTCTCCATATCTTGGTTTTGCCTTAATATCTTTAACACAATCCATTGTTGCAAGTGTTGTTTCCCAGTTTCCTGGGTGTCCTAAGTTGTTTGGGTGGACGTGTATTGAGTGAGGTAAACCGAGCATTTCGTTGACTTCTGCAAGACCCCTAACAATTTCTCTTGGTGTTATGTCAAAGTATGGAACTTTATCATCTATACCGTGGACGTTTTTACCCCAACCCCATGCTTCTGTTCCACCTGGGTTAACTATCTTTATTGCAAAACCCCTCGTTGCTCTCAAAAGCCATGCTACATAAGCAGCACATTTTTTAAGGTCCCCTTCTTTTAAATACTCAATAACAAACCAGTTGTTTCCGAATAATGGCATTGCTGCTTTATCCAGTTGTGGGGTTTCCATAAACTCTTCGTGTGTGTGTCTTGCTATTAATGGTGGCATTGCTGCTTCAATAACAGTCGTATATCCCATCTCTGAGTATTGGTAACCAGTTTTGTATGTTGAAGGAACTGAAAATCCTGTCCCAGTTCTCAATCCTTTTTTTGCATAAACATCTTTTTTACTATCTTCTGGTCTAAACATTCTACCAACGTTAACTTTTGCCCCAGCAACGTGGGTGTGAGAATCAACTCCACCCGGCATTACAACCTTTCCACTTGCATCGATAACTTTTGCATTACTTGAAACTTCCTCAACTATTTTACCATCTTTGACACATATGTCCATCTTTTCTCCATTTATTCCATTCAATGGGTCGTAAACAATCCCATTTTTTATGATGTATTCCATTTAATCACCTTCTTTTTTTATTTATTCCAAGTATGTTCTCATTAATTTTGGCATGTCTAAGAATTCTTCTTCAGTTTTTTCAATTTCTACTGGTAAAGGTCCTTTGTATGATGGCATTGCTGTGCTGTTAGTTTCAGGTAAGACAACTTTGTTTGCCCAAGGTCCCATTGGAATATAGATCATTCCTTTTGGCATTGGTTCTGTTGCCTTCTTTGCAAATACAACAACTTCTCCGTATTCTGATTTTACCTTTATTTTGTCTCCCTCTTTAATACCCAACGTATTCATTTCATCTTCATTTATGTAACAAACTCCTGCTGCTTTAACATATAAATCCAAATTTTTCCCTGCTTCTATTGCCTCTCCCTGCCAAATTGTTCTCCCAGTGTTTAAGTAGAATTTCATTCTATCACCTTAATATTTTTAAAACAATCTATCC
Coding sequences:
- the fwdD gene encoding tungsten-dependent formylmethanofuran dehydrogenase subunit FwdD produces the protein MKFYLNTGRTIWQGEAIEAGKNLDLYVKAAGVCYINEDEMNTLGIKEGDKIKVKSEYGEVVVFAKKATEPMPKGMIYIPMGPWANKVVLPETNSTAMPSYKGPLPVEIEKTEEEFLDMPKLMRTYLE